The following proteins are co-located in the Pomacea canaliculata isolate SZHN2017 linkage group LG8, ASM307304v1, whole genome shotgun sequence genome:
- the LOC112570893 gene encoding uncharacterized protein LOC112570893: MSSFIDFLPSRMTDYTTPPSAAATTGESNTVFGYMRKIRFRRQRCWRRRRRCQVWIPFSKTSGPASPVPPPWNTGLLLKVNWTSCVGQAVGQRLMMFMADRCNIHLDSTTFGPPGVGRDPTKGRDGLGEEATEGGVRKTCDTACHVLLVLLSVLVVVGVVAVTCFILAQVNIFVMQRSKRKDQRANGQPHAGGGVGAGEGRTYYAGIHYASASVVSRENERPLPPCPEGAAGSWGMPPAVLPRQLQAYVYNPSDSDSAPSERRFHLHLCPMNSRVAYRVMHPSCSPGQADSDTSHVYDYISDTESVRWRGFNTRGRGVSAEYCTCDDGIVAVACVGGIGGGLTPGLSEGYHSDHDHITPQQRALKGEVRKADDRMGASERKKDDEEDTTTDASSNEVDRRHALLPRSLHACGTSSNPKRGPRSSFNGGLVDGSECDDTDDDFPHESDLSRGRSNRANALALHPGYFLDYFDKDTSTV, translated from the exons ATGTCATCGTTCATTGACTTTCTGCCCTCAAGAATGACTGactacaccacaccaccatcagcagctgCCACAACAGGAGAGTCCAACACCGTCTTCGGTTACATGCGCAAGATTCGTTTTCGTCGCCAACGCTGCtggcgtcgtcgtcgtcgttgccAGGTCTGGATCCCATTCTCAAAGACTTCTGGTCCGGCTTCCCCTGTCCCACCGCCCTGGAACACAGGGCTTCTGTTGAAGGTGAACTGGACCTCGTGCGTGGGGCAGGCGGTGGGCCAGCGCCTCATGATGTTCATGGCGGACCGATGCAACATCCACCTGGACAGCACCACCTTCGGACCCCCCGGTGTCGGCCGCGACCCGACGAAAGGGAGGGACGGACTCGGAGAGGAGGCGACGGAAGGAGGAGTGCGGAAGACGTGCGACACGGCCTGTCACGTGCTCCTCGTGCTGCTCAGCGTCCTCGTCGTGGTAGGAGTCGTCGCTGTCACCTGCTTCATCCTTGCACAGGTGAACATTTTTGTCAT GCAGCGGTCCAAGAGGAAAGATCAAAGGGCCAACGGACAGCCGCACGCGGGTGGTGGGGTCGGCGCTGGTGAGGGTCGGACGTACTACGCTGGCATTCACTACGCCTCGGCCTCTGTCGTCAGCAGGGAAAATGAG CGGCCCTTACCACCATGTCCGGAGGGTGCGGCTGGTAGTTGGGGCATGCCACCCGCGGTCCTGCCACGTCAGCTGCAAGCATACGTCTACAACCCCAGTGACAGCGACAGCGCCCCCAGCGAGCGGCGCTTCCATCTGCACCTGTGTCCCATGAACAGTCGGGTGGCCTACCGTGTCATGCACCCGAGCTGTTCACCCGGTCAAGCCGATAGCGACACGTCGCACGTGTATGACTACATCTCCGACACGGAGTCCGTGCGGTGGCGAGGCTTCAACACGAGGGGCAGAGGGGTGTCCGCGGAGTATTGCACGTGCGACGACGGAATTGTTGCGGTCGCTTGTGTTGGTGGAATTGGCGGCGGACTGACCCCGGGTTTGTCGGAAGGTTACCATAGTGACCATGACCACATCACACCGCAGCAACGGGCACTCAAAGGGGAAGTCCGAAAAGCAGATGACCGGATGGGCGCAAGTGAGAGGAAGaaggatgatgaggaggatacGACGACGGACGCCAGCAGCAACGAGGTGGACCGTCGCCATGCCCTCCTCCCGCGGTCCCTGCACGCGTGCGGCACAAGTTCGAATCCTAAACGCGGTCCCCGTAGTTCGTTCAACGGGGGTCTGGTGGACGGTTCTGAATGTGACGACACTGATGACGATTTCCCACACGAATCGGACCTGTCCAGGGGGCGCTCCAATCGCGCCAACGCTCTAGCTCTACATCCGGGCTATTTTCTGGATTATTTTGACAAAGACACGTCTACTGTGTGA